GCTTGTGACGGATTGCTCGAACTGTCTTGATTTCACCTGATTGGGTATTGGCGGTCGGCGCGGCTCTGCCCCGCCGCAGCGGAAGAAGCCTGGGGTGGGGCGAAGCGGGGTCCCGTGAAGATATTCAGGCTTGAAGAGGCGACGGCGCTGTTGCCCATCATCAAGCCGCTGCTGGAACAGGTGACGCGCCGGCGGCGCGACTACGCCATCGCGATGCTCGAGGCCGAGGTCGCGCGCGGCTTTGCCGCGACGCCGAGCGAAGGACGCGACTCGTTGGTGATGCGCCGCGAAGCGCGCGAGCTGCACGAGGAGATCGGCGCGCGCATCGAAGCGATCCAACGGCACGGCTGCATCGTCAAAGATCTGGATCTGGGACTGGTGGACTTTCCCGCGTTGCGCGGCGGACAACTCGTGAACCTGTGCTGGCAGATGGATGAGCCGTCAATCGCGCATTGGCATGGCGTCGAAGAGGGCTTTGCGGCGCGCAAGCCGCTCTCGCGCAGACGCACCACGTAGATGTGGTCCCGCGCTCTTGAGCGCGGGCGTTCGAATATGCCGAGACGTGCCTGTAAGCCGGGTTCTGTAGCGGCGTGAGCCGCGACGATCATCTCTCTGCGACGTCCGTCGCCGGACGCCTGGTGCGACGTGATGTGGGAACCGGCGGGCCGCCGGCGCCTCCTTGCGGAGACGATCCCAACCGTCTTGCTCCGAGTGGGGTTTGCCCGTCAGCCGCCTTTCGGCGGCCCCGGTGCGCTCTTACCGCACCATTTCACCCTTACCACGAGGCTTGCGCCTTGGGCGGTATGTTTCTGTGGCACTTTCCTTCGAGTCGCCCCGACCAGCCGTTAACTGGCACCCTCGCCCGATGGAGCCCGGACTTTCCTCAAGCGATCGAATCGCCCGCGATCGTCCGGCACGCTCGGCCCGTGGATTATATCACGAACGAGCCATGCGCGTGTAGAGCTTGAGCAACGGGTGCGGGTCGAGATCGACACCTGCGTGGCGCAGGATCTCCAGCGCCGCCTGGCGCGCGGACTTGGAGAGCGTCGGGCGAGTGCAATAGTAGCCGCACATAGCGCGTAGCGCGAACACGTGGGGCTCTGGGTCGGGCAGCGCCGTCAGGCGCTGCTGCGCGATGCGCGCGATCCGCTCGATGCCCGCGTGCGCGGCACCCGCGTCGGGATAGCAGGCG
The window above is part of the Candidatus Eremiobacteraceae bacterium genome. Proteins encoded here:
- a CDS encoding DUF2203 domain-containing protein, with translation MKIFRLEEATALLPIIKPLLEQVTRRRRDYAIAMLEAEVARGFAATPSEGRDSLVMRREARELHEEIGARIEAIQRHGCIVKDLDLGLVDFPALRGGQLVNLCWQMDEPSIAHWHGVEEGFAARKPLSRRRTT